One window of Camelina sativa cultivar DH55 chromosome 4, Cs, whole genome shotgun sequence genomic DNA carries:
- the LOC104780541 gene encoding putative glycerol-3-phosphate transporter 1 isoform X2, whose product MGSLMQSEPEMEKKPVGIRFLERIKGSKLSYNAYQAVVLIVTFLAYASYHAARKTTSIVKSALDPQSPDTGLNSILLRFTSFGSSSGKLEGGGWAPFNGPNGTVLLGEIDVAFLAVYAFGMYFAGHLGDRMNLRIFLTVGMVGTGLFTSLFGVGYWANIHSFYYFLIMQMLAGLFQSSGWPSVVAVVGNWFNKKKRGLIMGIWNAHTSVGNITGSLIAAAMLRYGWGWSFVVPGVVIVLIGLVNFAFLPVSPEIVGAERDEDIVSSSEKIGNSVNEPLLLSSSDSETDDKKRAVGFIEAWKIPGVAPFALCLFFAKLVAYTFLYWLPFYVSHTAIEGEYLSDETAGNLSTMFDVGGVVGGIMAGYISDRIGARAITAASFMYCSIPALFFYRSYGHVSLLANASLMFLTGMLVNGPYALITTAVSADLGTHSSLKGNSRALATVTAIIDGTGSVGAAVGPLLTGYISSRSSWTAVFTMLMGAAFVAGLLLTRLVMAEVAEKIAESRPSEECRTPVDNEQGHVMEV is encoded by the exons ATGGGTTCTTTGATGCAATCTGAGccagagatggagaagaaaccAGTAGGGATTCGATTCTTGGAACGTATCAAAGGCTCAAAGCTTTCTTACAATGCTTACCAAGCCGTAGTGTTGATCGTTACGTTTCTCGCTTACGCTAGCTACCACGCTGCGAGAAAAACAACAAGCATTGTGAAGAGTGCTCTTGATCCTCAGTCTCCAG ATACAGGGCTTAACTCAATTCTATTGAGATTCACTTCGTTTGGATCCTCCTCTGGTAAATTAGAAGGTGGTGGTTGGGCTCCGTTTAATGGACCAAATGGCACGGTATTGCTCGGTGAGATCGATGTTGCGTTTCTTGCGGTTTACGCTTTCGGGATGTATTTCGCTGGTCATTTGGGAGACAGGATGAATCTAAGAATCTTCTTGACGGTTGGAATGGTTGGGACAGGATTGTTTACTTCTCTGTTTGGAGTTGGTTACTGGGCGAACATTCATAGCTTTTACTATTTCTTGATTATGCAAATGTTAGCTGGATTGTTTCAATCTTCGGGTTGGCCATCTGTTGTTGCTGTGGTTGGAAACTGgtttaacaagaagaagagaggattaATCATGGGAATATGGAATGCTCATACTTCTGTTGGTAACATTACTGGCTCCTTGATCGCTGCTGCTATGTTGAGATATGGTTGGGGATGGTCTTTTGTGGTTCCTGGTGTGGTCATCGTGTTGATCGGTTTGGTGAACTTCGCTTTCTTGCCTGTTAGTCCAGAGATTGTTGGAGCAGAGCGAGATGAGGATATTGTTTCGTCGTCTGAGAAGATTGGAAACTCGGTTAACGAGCCGTTACTATTGAGCTCGTCGGATTCGGAAACCGATGACAAGAAACGAGCTGTTGGATTCATTGAAGCCTGGAAGATTCCTGGAGTTGCGCCTTTCGCGCTCTGTTTATTCTTTGCTAAGTTGGTTGCTTACACTTTCCTCTACTGGCTACCTTTTTACGTTAGCCATACAG CTATTGAAGGTGAGTATTTATCGGACGAAACAGCGGGGAATCTTTCGACAATGTTCGATGTAGGAGGTGTGGTTGGAGGAATCATGGCTGGTTACATTTCAGACAGAATTGGAGCAAGAGCGATTACAGCTGCTAGTTTCATGTACTGCTCAATCCCAGCTTTGTTCTTCTACCGTAGCTACGGACATGTATCGTTATTAGCCAACGCGTCGCTCATGTTCCTAACCGGGATGTTGGTAAACGGACCTTACGCTTTGATTACAACGGCTGTTTCAGCCGATCTTGGAACACATAGCTCGTTGAAAGGAAACTCGAGAGCTTTGGCTACGGTCACGGCTATTATCGACGGAACGGGATCCGTTGGCGCTGCGGTTGGACCGTTGCTAACGGGTTACATATCGTCTAGGAGTAGCTGGACCGCGGTTTTCACAATGTTGATGGGAGCTGCGTTTGTGGCTGGACTATTGTTGACGAGGCTGGTTATGGCCGAAGTAGCCGAGAAGATAGCCGAGTCTAG GCCATCGGAGGAATGTAGAACTCCCGTGGACAACGAGCAGGGTCACGTGATGGAAGTGTGA
- the LOC104780541 gene encoding putative glycerol-3-phosphate transporter 1 isoform X1: MGSLMQSEPEMEKKPVGIRFLERIKGSKLSYNAYQAVVLIVTFLAYASYHAARKTTSIVKSALDPQSPDTGLNSILLRFTSFGSSSGKLEGGGWAPFNGPNGTVLLGEIDVAFLAVYAFGMYFAGHLGDRMNLRIFLTVGMVGTGLFTSLFGVGYWANIHSFYYFLIMQMLAGLFQSSGWPSVVAVVGNWFNKKKRGLIMGIWNAHTSVGNITGSLIAAAMLRYGWGWSFVVPGVVIVLIGLVNFAFLPVSPEIVGAERDEDIVSSSEKIGNSVNEPLLLSSSDSETDDKKRAVGFIEAWKIPGVAPFALCLFFAKLVAYTFLYWLPFYVSHTAIEGEYLSDETAGNLSTMFDVGGVVGGIMAGYISDRIGARAITAASFMYCSIPALFFYRSYGHVSLLANASLMFLTGMLVNGPYALITTAVSADLGTHSSLKGNSRALATVTAIIDGTGSVGAAVGPLLTGYISSRSSWTAVFTMLMGAAFVAGLLLTRLVMAEVAEKIAESRPSEECRTPVDHEQGHVMEV, encoded by the exons ATGGGTTCTTTGATGCAATCTGAGccagagatggagaagaaaccAGTAGGGATTCGATTCTTGGAACGTATCAAAGGCTCAAAGCTTTCTTACAATGCTTACCAAGCCGTAGTGTTGATCGTTACGTTTCTCGCTTACGCTAGCTACCACGCTGCGAGAAAAACAACAAGCATTGTGAAGAGTGCTCTTGATCCTCAGTCTCCAG ATACAGGGCTTAACTCAATTCTATTGAGATTCACTTCGTTTGGATCCTCCTCTGGTAAATTAGAAGGTGGTGGTTGGGCTCCGTTTAATGGACCAAATGGCACGGTATTGCTCGGTGAGATCGATGTTGCGTTTCTTGCGGTTTACGCTTTCGGGATGTATTTCGCTGGTCATTTGGGAGACAGGATGAATCTAAGAATCTTCTTGACGGTTGGAATGGTTGGGACAGGATTGTTTACTTCTCTGTTTGGAGTTGGTTACTGGGCGAACATTCATAGCTTTTACTATTTCTTGATTATGCAAATGTTAGCTGGATTGTTTCAATCTTCGGGTTGGCCATCTGTTGTTGCTGTGGTTGGAAACTGgtttaacaagaagaagagaggattaATCATGGGAATATGGAATGCTCATACTTCTGTTGGTAACATTACTGGCTCCTTGATCGCTGCTGCTATGTTGAGATATGGTTGGGGATGGTCTTTTGTGGTTCCTGGTGTGGTCATCGTGTTGATCGGTTTGGTGAACTTCGCTTTCTTGCCTGTTAGTCCAGAGATTGTTGGAGCAGAGCGAGATGAGGATATTGTTTCGTCGTCTGAGAAGATTGGAAACTCGGTTAACGAGCCGTTACTATTGAGCTCGTCGGATTCGGAAACCGATGACAAGAAACGAGCTGTTGGATTCATTGAAGCCTGGAAGATTCCTGGAGTTGCGCCTTTCGCGCTCTGTTTATTCTTTGCTAAGTTGGTTGCTTACACTTTCCTCTACTGGCTACCTTTTTACGTTAGCCATACAG CTATTGAAGGTGAGTATTTATCGGACGAAACAGCGGGGAATCTTTCGACAATGTTCGATGTAGGAGGTGTGGTTGGAGGAATCATGGCTGGTTACATTTCAGACAGAATTGGAGCAAGAGCGATTACAGCTGCTAGTTTCATGTACTGCTCAATCCCAGCTTTGTTCTTCTACCGTAGCTACGGACATGTATCGTTATTAGCCAACGCGTCGCTCATGTTCCTAACCGGGATGTTGGTAAACGGACCTTACGCTTTGATTACAACGGCTGTTTCAGCCGATCTTGGAACACATAGCTCGTTGAAAGGAAACTCGAGAGCTTTGGCTACGGTCACGGCTATTATCGACGGAACGGGATCCGTTGGCGCTGCGGTTGGACCGTTGCTAACGGGTTACATATCGTCTAGGAGTAGCTGGACCGCGGTTTTCACAATGTTGATGGGAGCTGCGTTTGTGGCTGGACTATTGTTGACGAGGCTGGTTATGGCCGAAGTAGCCGAGAAGATAGCCGAGTCTAG GCCATCGGAGGAATGTAGAACTCCCGTGGACCACGAGCAGGGTCACGTGATGGAAGTGTGA
- the LOC104780541 gene encoding putative glycerol-3-phosphate transporter 1 isoform X3: MGSLMQSEPEMEKKPVGIRFLERIKGSKLSYNAYQAVVLIVTFLAYASYHAARKTTSIVKSALDPQSPDTGLNSILLRFTSFGSSSGKLEGGGWAPFNGPNGTVLLGEIDVAFLAVYAFGMYFAGHLGDRMNLRIFLTVGMVGTGLFTSLFGVGYWANIHSFYYFLIMQMLAGLFQSSGWPSVVAVVGNWFNKKKRGLIMGIWNAHTSVGNITGSLIAAAMLRYGWGWSFVVPGVVIVLIGLVNFAFLPVSPEIVGAERDEDIVSSSEKIGNSVNEPLLLSSSDSETDDKKRAVGFIEAWKIPGVAPFALCLFFAKLVAYTFLYWLPFYVSHTAIEGEYLSDETAGNLSTMFDVGGVVGGIMAGYISDRIGARAITAASFMYCSIPALFFYRSYGHVSLLANASLMFLTGMLVNGPYALITTAVSADLGTHSSLKGNSRALATVTAIIDGTGSVGAAVGPLLTGYISSRSSWTAVFTMLMGAAFVAGLLLTRLVMAEVAEKIAESRPSEECRTPVDHEQGHVMEV, translated from the exons ATGGGTTCTTTGATGCAATCTGAGccagagatggagaagaaaccAGTAGGGATTCGATTCTTGGAACGTATCAAAGGCTCAAAGCTTTCTTACAATGCTTACCAAGCCGTAGTGTTGATCGTTACGTTTCTCGCTTACGCTAGCTACCACGCTGCGAGAAAAACAACAAGCATTGTGAAGAGTGCTCTTGATCCTCAGTCTCCAGATACAGGGCTTAACTCAATTCTATTGAGATTCACTTCGTTTGGATCCTCCTCTGGTAAATTAGAAGGTGGTGGTTGGGCTCCGTTTAATGGACCAAATGGCACGGTATTGCTCGGTGAGATCGATGTTGCGTTTCTTGCGGTTTACGCTTTCGGGATGTATTTCGCTGGTCATTTAGGAGACAGGATGAATCTAAGAATCTTCTTGACGGTTGGAATGGTTGGGACAGGATTGTTTACTTCTCTGTTTGGAGTTGGTTACTGGGCGAACATTCATAGCTTTTACTATTTCTTGATTATGCAAATGTTAGCTGGATTGTTTCAATCTTCGGGTTGGCCATCTGTTGTTGCTGTGGTTGGAAACTGgtttaacaagaagaagagaggtttgATCATGGGAATATGGAATGCTCATACTTCTGTTGGTAACATTACTGGCTCCTTGATCGCTGCTGCTATGTTGAGATATGGTTGGGGATGGTCTTTTGTGGTTC CTGGTGTGGTCATCGTGTTGATCGGTTTGGTGAACTTCGCTTTCTTGCCTGTTAGTCCAGAGATTGTTGGAGCAGAGCGAGATGAGGATATTGTTTCGTCGTCTGAGAAGATTGGAAACTCGGTTAACGAGCCGTTACTATTGAGCTCGTCGGATTCGGAAACCGATGACAAGAAACGAGCTGTTGGATTCATTGAAGCCTGGAAGATTCCTGGAGTTGCGCCTTTCGCGCTCTGTTTATTCTTTGCTAAGTTGGTTGCTTACACTTTCCTCTACTGGCTACCTTTTTACGTTAGCCATACAG CTATTGAAGGTGAGTATTTATCGGACGAAACAGCGGGGAATCTTTCGACAATGTTCGATGTAGGAGGTGTGGTTGGAGGAATCATGGCTGGTTACATTTCAGACAGAATTGGAGCAAGAGCGATTACAGCTGCTAGTTTCATGTACTGCTCAATCCCAGCTTTGTTCTTCTACCGTAGCTACGGACATGTATCGTTATTAGCCAACGCGTCACTCATGTTCCTAACCGGGATGTTGGTAAACGGACCTTACGCTTTGATTACAACGGCCGTTTCAGCCGATCTTGGAACACATAGCTCGTTGAAAGGAAACTCGAGAGCTTTGGCTACGGTCACGGCTATAATTGACGGAACGGGATCAGTAGGCGCTGCGGTTGGACCGTTGCTAACGGGTTACATATCGTCTAGGAGTAGCTGGACCGCGGTTTTCACAATGTTGATGGGAGCTGCGTTTGTGGCTGGACTATTGTTGACGAGGCTGGTTATGGCCGAAGTAGCCGAGAAGATAGCCGAGTCTAGGCCATCGGAGGAATGTAGAACTCCCGTGGACCACGAGCAGGGTCACGTGATGGAAGTGTGA